One window of the Mobula birostris isolate sMobBir1 chromosome 19, sMobBir1.hap1, whole genome shotgun sequence genome contains the following:
- the LOC140212341 gene encoding forkhead box protein Q1-like, giving the protein MSLEDFEERGFGNKPGEVCSDSEGSVPSPLSVEEELGSDGDCVANSPVPTNSCSEGKSKTYTRRPKPPYSYIALIAMAIRDSATGRLTLAEINDYLMKKFPFFRGTYTGWRNSVRHNLSLNDCFVKVLRDPSRPWGKDNYWMLNPNSEYTFADGVFRRRRKRIGRKPLKEPGAGDKHVEVMPGVLSTTTKEEGSPAKFSSSFAIDSILSTPFQRQEDKMLEAKVPSNAGRLFWSSRPLITYPILSYPPAAPAPPLFPISPGATSVLHPYSFPVSDPSLLEHQASPFSTKCFQNKIPSSETFSCIGVPAAVHPTPYHPYKILV; this is encoded by the coding sequence ATGAGTTTGGAAGATTTCGAGGAGAGGGGATTTGGGAATAAGCCCGGTGAGGTCTGCAGCGACTCAGAGGGGAGTGtgccctctcccctctctgtggAAGAGGAACTGGGGTCTGATGGAGACTGCGTTGCGAACAGTCCGGTACCGACTAACTCGTGCTCCGAGGGCAAATCCAAGACCTATACCAGGCGTCCCAAGCCCCCGTACTCCTACATCGCTCTGATCGCCATGGCTATCAGGGACTCGGCTACTGGCCGCCTCACCTTGGCCGAGATCAACGATTACCTgatgaagaaattccccttcttTCGAGGCACCTACaccggctggaggaactcagtccgCCACAACCTTTCTTTGAACGATTGCTTCGTCAAAGTGCTCCGTGATCCATCCAGACCCTGGGGCAAGGACAACTACTGGATGCTGAATCCAAACAGCGAGTACACGTTCGCAGACGGAGTCTTCCGCCGCAGAAGAAAGCGCATTGGCCGCAAACCCCTCAAGGAACCGGGAGCGGGCGACAAGCACGTGGAGGTCATGCCCGGAGTTCTTTCAACAACCACCAAGGAAGAAGGATCCCCTGCCAAGTTTTCCAGTTCGTTTGCAATTGACAGCATCTTGAGCACACCTTTTCAAAGGCAAGAAGACAAGATGTTAGAGGCCAAAGTGCCGTCCAATGCTGGAAGACTGTTCTGGTCCAGCAGACCACTGATTACATATCCGATCCTTTCCTACCCTCCCGCTGCCCCAGCGCCACCGCTGTTCCCCATCAGCCCCGGCGCCACGTCCGTGCTGCACCCCTACAGCTTCCCAGTGTCAGATCCAAGCTTGCTGGAGCACCAGGCCAGCCCTTTCTCCACAAAGTGCTTTCAGAACAAGATTCCCAGCTCGGAGACTTTTTCTTGCATCGGGGTGCCAGCGGCGGTGCATCCAACCCCCTACCATCCCTACAAAATCCTCGTTTAG